A window of the Pedobacter frigiditerrae genome harbors these coding sequences:
- a CDS encoding acetyl-CoA C-acyltransferase produces the protein MEAYIIAGLRTAVGKAPRGVFRFTRADELAANVIRELVASVPNLDKEQIDDVIVGNATPEAEQGLNIARMISLMGLDTDKVPGVTINRYCASGLDTIATAVAKIKAGMADCIVAGGVEVMSGMPFGGWKLVPNPEVAKTNPDWYWGMGLTAEAVAKEYNVNREDQDEFSFNSHKKAVEAIKNGHLKAGVLPITVNENYLDANMKKQTRSYVVDTDEGPRADTTVAALAKLKPVFAANGVITAGNSSQTSDGAAFVLVVSEKKMKELGAEPIARLVSYGVAGVPPRIMGIGPIEAIPKALKQAGLKQDDMDLIELNEAFASQSLAIIRTLGLDQSKINVNGGAIALGHPLGCTGAKLSVQIFNELKRQDKKYGMVTMCVGTGQGAAGIFEVF, from the coding sequence ATGGAAGCATATATAATAGCAGGACTTAGAACAGCAGTGGGGAAGGCTCCACGAGGTGTATTTCGTTTTACAAGGGCTGATGAATTGGCGGCAAATGTAATTAGGGAGTTGGTGGCTTCGGTTCCGAATTTGGATAAGGAGCAAATTGACGATGTGATTGTGGGTAATGCAACTCCAGAGGCGGAGCAAGGTTTAAATATTGCCCGTATGATTTCGCTGATGGGCTTGGATACTGATAAGGTGCCTGGTGTAACCATTAACCGTTATTGTGCATCTGGTTTAGATACCATTGCAACGGCTGTTGCAAAAATTAAGGCTGGTATGGCAGATTGTATTGTGGCTGGAGGCGTAGAAGTAATGTCGGGTATGCCATTTGGCGGATGGAAATTAGTTCCAAATCCTGAGGTGGCCAAAACTAACCCAGATTGGTATTGGGGGATGGGTTTAACGGCAGAAGCGGTTGCCAAAGAATATAATGTGAATAGAGAAGACCAGGATGAGTTCTCCTTTAATTCGCATAAAAAAGCTGTAGAAGCCATAAAAAACGGACATCTAAAAGCTGGTGTTTTACCAATTACGGTAAACGAAAACTACCTAGATGCGAACATGAAGAAACAAACTCGCTCTTATGTAGTAGATACAGATGAAGGTCCGAGGGCAGATACTACTGTAGCAGCACTAGCTAAATTAAAGCCTGTATTTGCTGCAAATGGAGTAATCACAGCAGGTAATTCTTCGCAAACCTCAGATGGAGCAGCATTTGTTTTAGTCGTTTCTGAAAAGAAAATGAAGGAATTAGGTGCAGAACCGATAGCTCGTTTGGTAAGTTATGGTGTAGCTGGTGTTCCGCCTCGTATCATGGGAATTGGGCCAATCGAAGCTATTCCGAAAGCATTAAAACAAGCTGGCTTAAAACAAGATGATATGGACTTAATTGAGTTGAACGAGGCTTTCGCTTCTCAATCTTTAGCCATTATCAGGACATTAGGTTTAGACCAAAGTAAAATCAATGTGAATGGTGGTGCAATAGCTTTAGGTCACCCACTTGGTTGCACTGGCGCAAAATTATCTGTCCAAATATTTAACGAATTAAAAAGACAAGATAAAAAATACGGAATGGTAACGATGTGTGTAGGCACAGGGCAAGGAGCAGCAGGGATATTTGAGGTTTTTTAG
- a CDS encoding TIGR01777 family oxidoreductase: MAKNILITGATGLVGKQLIPALQEKGYKVSILSRKQTKIKDVDVFLWDVYKQTIDPNALKDIDTIIHLAGEGIADKKWTDERKKEIIDSRVLSAQLLYKTIQETKATVTTFISASAVGFYGDRDNEILAETSEVGKGFLSECCKLWENAADEGLELGIRVVKIRIGLILSKDDGALKAMETPIKLFVGAPLGSGKQWMPWIHLDDIVKIFTKAAEDEKMNGPYNACAPFPVSNKFLTKAIAGKINRPVWPIHIPKFALKAIMGEMSILPLMSNNTIAKKLLEAGYKYAYVNLDDALNSIYNEKRD, translated from the coding sequence ATGGCAAAGAACATTCTCATAACCGGTGCAACTGGTTTAGTGGGGAAACAACTTATTCCTGCATTGCAAGAAAAAGGTTATAAAGTTTCCATTTTATCTAGAAAACAAACCAAAATAAAAGATGTAGATGTTTTTTTGTGGGACGTTTATAAGCAAACTATAGACCCAAACGCGTTAAAGGATATAGATACAATTATCCATTTAGCTGGAGAAGGCATTGCAGATAAAAAGTGGACCGATGAAAGGAAAAAAGAGATTATTGATAGTAGAGTTTTATCTGCCCAACTTTTATATAAAACTATTCAAGAGACAAAAGCTACTGTAACAACTTTTATTTCTGCTTCTGCTGTTGGTTTTTATGGAGATAGAGATAATGAGATTTTGGCAGAAACAAGCGAGGTGGGTAAGGGATTTTTATCAGAATGTTGTAAGTTATGGGAAAATGCTGCAGATGAAGGTCTTGAACTAGGAATCAGAGTGGTGAAAATTAGAATAGGCTTAATTTTAAGCAAAGACGACGGCGCTTTAAAAGCAATGGAAACTCCTATTAAGCTTTTTGTTGGCGCACCATTGGGTTCAGGTAAACAATGGATGCCATGGATACATTTAGACGATATCGTTAAAATCTTTACTAAAGCTGCAGAAGATGAGAAAATGAATGGGCCGTACAATGCTTGCGCACCCTTTCCAGTTTCGAATAAATTTTTAACAAAAGCAATTGCAGGAAAAATAAATCGACCTGTTTGGCCAATACATATACCTAAGTTTGCCCTCAAAGCAATCATGGGCGAAATGAGCATTTTACCCTTAATGAGTAATAACACCATAGCAAAAAAACTTTTAGAAGCAGGCTATAAATATGCTTATGTAAATTTAGACGATGCTTTAAATTCAATTTATAATGAAAAAAGAGATTAG
- a CDS encoding 3-hydroxyacyl-CoA dehydrogenase/enoyl-CoA hydratase family protein encodes MMKRINKVAVLGSGIMGSRIACHFANIGVEVLLLDIAPKELSAEEEVKGLVLTHPAVKNRIVNTALQTAVKTNPSPIYSQSVLKRISTGNFEDDMAKIANYDWIIEVVVENLGIKQKVFEQVEQFRKPGTLVTSNTSGIPIHMMAEGRSDDFKANFCGTHFFNPPRYLRLLEIIPTPHTKPELVDFLMHYGDKFLGKTTVLCKDTPAFIANRVGVYSIMSLLHLVEKMDLTVEEVDKFTGPALGRPKSATFRTTDVVGLDTMIKVSKGLYDNCPDDKAHDLFKLPEYVQKMEANNWLGDKTKQGFYKKTKTPEGKTEILALDLKTLEYRPQQKVKSATLEMTKTIEKVADRMKIFATGKDKAAELFRASFFGLFEYVSDRIPEISDELYRIDDAMRAGFGWDLGPFEVWDAVGIQASLDGMKQLGHTPAAWVTEMLAAGHTSFYKIEDGVKKYYDIPSKSYKEIPGTDEFIILDNLRANKVLWKNGGASIIDLGDGILNVEFHSKMNTIGGDTLSAINKAIDMAEKDYRGVVIGNDGANFSAGANVGMIFMMAVEQEWEELNMAVRLFQNTSMRLRYSSIPVVVAPHNLTLGGGCEFSLHADFVQLNAETYMGLVEFGVGVIPGGGGSKEFALRASDEYKADQIVQNTMKDRFLTIGMAKVSTSAVEAFELGYLQKDKYAISMNRSRLIADAKAKAIELADAGYTKPVQRKDIKVLGKQGLGIVYAGANTMYSGGYISEHDKKISEKLGWVMCGGDLSSPTEVTEQYLLDLEREAFLSLCGERKTLERIQSIVTKGKPLRN; translated from the coding sequence ATGATGAAAAGAATAAATAAAGTAGCCGTATTAGGTTCGGGCATTATGGGTTCTCGTATTGCCTGCCACTTTGCTAATATTGGTGTAGAGGTTTTGCTTTTGGATATTGCACCTAAAGAACTAAGTGCAGAAGAGGAGGTAAAGGGGTTAGTTTTAACTCATCCAGCAGTTAAAAATCGTATCGTAAATACGGCTTTGCAAACTGCTGTTAAAACTAATCCATCTCCAATCTATTCACAAAGTGTTTTAAAAAGAATTAGCACAGGAAACTTTGAAGATGATATGGCTAAAATTGCCAATTACGACTGGATAATAGAAGTTGTAGTTGAGAATTTAGGTATTAAGCAGAAGGTTTTTGAACAAGTAGAACAATTCCGCAAGCCAGGTACTTTGGTTACTTCAAACACTTCGGGTATTCCAATACACATGATGGCGGAGGGCAGAAGTGATGATTTTAAAGCCAACTTCTGCGGAACACACTTTTTCAATCCGCCACGTTATTTAAGGTTATTAGAAATTATTCCGACGCCACATACCAAACCAGAATTGGTAGATTTCTTAATGCATTATGGAGATAAATTTTTAGGTAAAACAACTGTTTTATGTAAAGATACACCTGCGTTTATAGCCAATAGAGTCGGAGTTTATTCCATCATGTCTTTACTGCATTTGGTAGAGAAAATGGACTTGACAGTTGAGGAGGTGGATAAGTTTACTGGTCCGGCATTGGGTAGACCAAAATCAGCTACTTTCCGTACAACTGATGTGGTTGGTTTAGATACGATGATTAAGGTGTCAAAAGGACTGTATGATAACTGTCCGGATGATAAGGCTCACGATTTGTTCAAGCTTCCTGAATATGTTCAGAAAATGGAAGCCAATAATTGGTTGGGCGATAAAACCAAACAAGGTTTCTATAAAAAGACAAAAACACCAGAGGGCAAAACAGAAATATTAGCGCTTGATTTAAAAACGCTAGAATATCGTCCGCAGCAAAAAGTAAAATCAGCTACTTTAGAAATGACTAAAACCATTGAAAAAGTTGCGGATAGAATGAAAATTTTTGCGACAGGAAAAGATAAAGCAGCTGAACTTTTCAGGGCATCTTTCTTTGGTTTGTTCGAATATGTTTCAGACCGTATTCCAGAAATCTCTGATGAATTGTATCGTATTGATGATGCAATGAGAGCAGGTTTCGGTTGGGATTTAGGTCCGTTTGAAGTTTGGGATGCTGTAGGTATTCAAGCTTCGCTAGATGGAATGAAACAATTGGGTCACACACCAGCTGCTTGGGTAACCGAAATGTTGGCTGCCGGACATACCTCATTTTATAAAATTGAAGATGGCGTTAAAAAATATTACGATATCCCATCTAAAAGTTACAAAGAAATTCCAGGTACAGATGAATTTATCATCCTTGATAATTTAAGAGCCAATAAAGTGCTTTGGAAAAATGGTGGAGCATCTATCATTGACTTAGGTGATGGAATTTTAAATGTAGAATTCCACTCTAAGATGAATACGATCGGTGGAGATACTTTGTCAGCCATTAACAAGGCCATTGATATGGCAGAGAAAGATTATCGTGGTGTGGTGATTGGAAATGATGGGGCAAACTTCTCTGCTGGTGCAAATGTAGGAATGATTTTTATGATGGCAGTTGAGCAAGAATGGGAAGAGCTGAATATGGCTGTTCGTTTATTCCAAAATACATCAATGCGCCTTCGCTACTCTTCAATTCCTGTTGTTGTTGCCCCTCATAATTTAACCTTAGGTGGTGGTTGCGAATTTAGTTTACACGCCGATTTCGTGCAGTTAAATGCAGAAACATACATGGGTTTGGTTGAGTTTGGTGTAGGTGTTATTCCTGGCGGTGGTGGAAGTAAAGAGTTTGCTTTGCGAGCATCAGACGAATACAAAGCTGACCAAATTGTGCAGAACACGATGAAAGACCGCTTCTTGACTATCGGAATGGCTAAAGTAAGTACATCCGCTGTTGAAGCGTTTGAATTGGGTTATTTACAAAAAGATAAATATGCCATTAGTATGAACAGGAGCCGTTTAATTGCCGATGCTAAGGCAAAGGCAATTGAACTGGCAGACGCAGGATATACTAAACCTGTTCAGCGAAAAGACATTAAGGTTTTAGGTAAACAAGGTTTGGGAATAGTTTACGCTGGTGCAAACACGATGTATTCAGGGGGTTATATTTCAGAACACGATAAAAAAATCTCTGAGAAATTGGGCTGGGTAATGTGCGGTGGAGATTTATCATCGCCTACTGAAGTGACTGAACAATATCTTTTGGATTTAGAAAGGGAAGCCTTTTTGTCGCTTTGCGGAGAGAGAAAGACATTGGAGAGAATACAGAGTATAGTAACGAAGGGGAAACCGTTGAGAAATTAA
- a CDS encoding acyl-CoA dehydrogenase family protein: MEATDKKTIKGGEFLITETTYQDVFIPEEFDEEQQMIAQTCRDFLTQEINPILDRIDTQEEGLMPSLMDKAGELGILGVSIPEEYGGFGKNFNTSMLVADVCGAGHSFAVALSAHTGIGTLPILYYGNAEQKAKYIPKLGTGEWKASYCLTEPNSGSDANSGKTKAKLTEDGKHYVINGQKMWITNGGFADIFIVFAKIDDDKNLTAFIVEKDFGGITMNPEEHKMGIKGSSTRQVFFNDCHVPVENMLSDRENGFKIAVNILNIGRIKLSAAAIGGSREVLNQAVNYSNERIQFDRPISKYGAIRFKIAEMAAKIYAVESANYRAGQNIDDAYEELVAGGMDEGKAKLKSTEQFAVECAILKVWGSEVLDYVTDEGVQIYGGMGFSADAPMDRAYRDARINRIFEGTNEINRLLTVDMMLKRAMKGELDLMTPATAVAAELMSIPDFGEEDTTLFAVEKKIISNLKKATLMVAGAAVQKLMMSLSKEQEILMNIADMASYVYIAESAMLRTEKLVSLKGEEACKGQIDMMKIYFVEAVDGTNKAGKEALWAFAEGDEQRMMLVGLRRFTKMEPFNVKQARQNVAQQIIEANKYIF; encoded by the coding sequence ATGGAAGCTACAGACAAAAAAACAATTAAAGGTGGCGAGTTCTTAATTACAGAAACCACTTACCAGGATGTATTTATTCCTGAAGAATTTGATGAAGAGCAACAAATGATTGCGCAGACTTGTCGTGATTTTTTAACGCAAGAGATTAATCCAATTTTAGATAGGATTGATACCCAAGAGGAAGGTTTAATGCCATCACTGATGGATAAAGCTGGTGAACTTGGCATTTTGGGAGTATCCATTCCTGAAGAATATGGAGGGTTTGGTAAAAACTTTAACACCTCAATGTTGGTGGCCGATGTTTGTGGAGCTGGTCACTCTTTTGCGGTTGCACTTTCTGCACATACAGGAATTGGTACTTTGCCAATTTTGTATTATGGTAATGCTGAACAAAAAGCAAAATATATTCCTAAGTTGGGAACAGGGGAGTGGAAAGCTTCATACTGTTTAACTGAACCAAATTCTGGCTCTGATGCCAATTCGGGTAAAACAAAAGCAAAACTAACGGAAGATGGAAAACACTATGTCATCAACGGGCAAAAAATGTGGATTACCAATGGTGGATTTGCTGATATCTTTATTGTTTTTGCAAAAATTGATGATGATAAAAACTTGACTGCATTTATTGTAGAAAAGGATTTTGGTGGCATCACAATGAACCCAGAAGAGCATAAAATGGGTATCAAAGGTTCTTCAACTCGTCAGGTGTTTTTTAACGATTGCCACGTACCGGTTGAGAATATGCTTTCTGATAGAGAAAATGGATTTAAAATAGCGGTTAACATTTTAAATATTGGTCGTATCAAATTATCTGCTGCAGCTATAGGCGGTAGTAGAGAGGTTTTGAATCAAGCGGTAAATTATTCGAACGAACGCATTCAGTTTGATAGGCCAATTTCCAAATATGGTGCGATTAGATTTAAAATCGCAGAGATGGCAGCTAAAATTTATGCAGTAGAATCAGCAAATTATAGGGCGGGACAAAACATTGATGATGCTTATGAGGAGTTAGTAGCTGGCGGAATGGATGAGGGAAAGGCAAAGCTGAAATCTACTGAGCAATTTGCTGTAGAATGTGCCATTCTTAAAGTATGGGGTTCTGAAGTATTAGATTACGTAACTGATGAAGGTGTTCAGATTTATGGAGGTATGGGCTTTAGTGCTGATGCACCAATGGATAGAGCTTATCGTGATGCACGTATCAACAGAATTTTCGAAGGTACAAATGAAATCAACAGGCTTTTAACAGTTGATATGATGTTGAAACGTGCAATGAAAGGAGAATTAGATTTGATGACTCCTGCAACAGCGGTAGCGGCAGAGCTGATGTCTATCCCCGATTTTGGCGAAGAAGACACTACATTATTTGCAGTAGAAAAGAAAATCATCTCAAATCTTAAAAAAGCAACTTTAATGGTGGCGGGAGCTGCGGTTCAAAAGTTGATGATGAGCTTATCTAAGGAGCAAGAGATTTTGATGAACATCGCCGATATGGCGAGTTATGTTTACATCGCCGAATCAGCTATGCTAAGAACAGAAAAATTAGTTTCATTAAAAGGAGAAGAAGCTTGTAAAGGTCAAATCGATATGATGAAAATCTATTTTGTAGAAGCCGTTGATGGCACTAACAAAGCTGGTAAAGAAGCTTTATGGGCATTTGCAGAAGGCGATGAGCAACGAATGATGTTGGTAGGTTTGCGTAGGTTCACTAAAATGGAGCCATTTAATGTAAAACAAGCCCGTCAGAATGTAGCACAGCAAATTATTGAAGCGAATAAGTACATCTTTTAA
- a CDS encoding deoxyribodipyrimidine photo-lyase produces MKKEISICWLRRDLRLKDNAALYYALKEKFPVLVLFIFDKNILKKLDNKSDARITFIYQTLAEIKEELEKKGSSLLVKFDTPEKAWPAILDEYNVKGVYANHDYEPYATKRDDSLGEFLRSEDVAFQTYKDQVIFEKSEIVKDDGKPYSVFTPYYRQWLKKLNDFYVKSYPTGKYLKNLFQTSSLPLLTLEELGFKKSDQQFPSNHFEKKLKDYNKERDYPAKDATTHLGLHLRFGTVSIREVVREAQVQKADKWLSELAWREFYMMILWHYPHVINHAFKPAYDNIKWRNNETEFKVWCEGKTGYPIVDAGMRQLNETGFMHNRVRMVVASFLCKHLLIDWRWGETYFAEKLLDYEQASNVGGWQWACGSGNDAAPYFRVFNPELQLKKFDPKMEYVYKWAPEYKNALLPIPIVEHTFARDRILAAFKKALA; encoded by the coding sequence ATGAAAAAAGAGATTAGTATTTGTTGGTTAAGAAGAGATTTACGTTTAAAAGATAATGCCGCTTTATATTACGCCCTGAAAGAGAAATTTCCAGTTTTGGTTTTGTTTATTTTCGATAAAAACATTCTTAAAAAATTAGATAATAAAAGTGATGCTCGTATAACTTTTATCTATCAAACATTAGCTGAAATTAAAGAGGAGCTAGAAAAAAAAGGCTCTTCATTGCTAGTAAAATTTGATACTCCTGAGAAAGCTTGGCCAGCAATTTTAGATGAATACAATGTAAAGGGTGTTTATGCAAATCACGATTATGAACCTTATGCTACAAAAAGAGATGATAGTTTAGGCGAGTTTTTAAGGAGTGAAGACGTAGCTTTTCAAACGTACAAAGACCAAGTCATTTTTGAGAAAAGTGAAATTGTAAAAGATGATGGCAAGCCATATTCTGTCTTTACACCTTATTATCGCCAATGGCTTAAGAAGTTGAATGATTTTTATGTTAAATCTTATCCCACAGGCAAATATCTAAAAAACTTATTTCAAACTTCTTCTCTTCCACTTTTAACATTAGAGGAGCTAGGGTTCAAAAAATCAGATCAGCAATTTCCATCTAATCATTTCGAGAAAAAGCTAAAAGATTACAATAAAGAACGCGACTATCCTGCTAAAGATGCCACAACACACCTTGGTTTACATTTAAGATTTGGAACGGTAAGCATTAGGGAAGTTGTTAGGGAAGCGCAAGTCCAAAAAGCTGACAAATGGCTTTCTGAGTTAGCTTGGAGAGAATTTTATATGATGATTTTGTGGCACTATCCCCATGTTATTAACCATGCTTTTAAACCTGCTTATGATAACATTAAATGGAGAAATAATGAAACCGAATTTAAGGTTTGGTGTGAAGGCAAAACGGGTTATCCAATAGTGGATGCAGGAATGCGCCAATTAAATGAAACTGGTTTTATGCATAATCGTGTTAGAATGGTGGTGGCCAGTTTTTTATGCAAACATCTTTTGATAGACTGGCGATGGGGAGAAACTTATTTTGCAGAGAAACTGTTAGATTATGAGCAAGCCAGCAATGTTGGTGGTTGGCAATGGGCCTGTGGCTCTGGCAATGATGCCGCACCATATTTCAGGGTTTTTAATCCAGAATTACAGCTTAAAAAATTCGACCCAAAAATGGAATATGTTTACAAATGGGCTCCTGAATATAAAAATGCACTATTACCCATCCCAATAGTTGAACATACATTTGCAAGGGATAGAATCTTGGCTGCATTTAAAAAAGCTTTGGCATAA
- a CDS encoding four helix bundle protein encodes MHNIKELKIWQKAIDLAVKVYEISSKFPADERFGLVSQTRRCAVSVPSNISEGAGRNTKGEFRQFLGIANGSSYELQTQMIIAEKLGFINEVDCEKLLDNIDELQKMNYKLQSALK; translated from the coding sequence ATGCATAATATAAAAGAACTTAAAATTTGGCAAAAAGCGATTGATTTGGCAGTTAAAGTCTACGAAATCTCGTCTAAATTTCCAGCAGATGAACGTTTTGGGCTTGTATCTCAAACTAGGAGATGCGCAGTTTCTGTCCCTTCAAATATATCTGAAGGCGCAGGAAGAAATACTAAAGGTGAGTTTAGACAGTTTTTGGGAATAGCAAATGGCTCTTCTTATGAATTACAAACTCAAATGATTATTGCTGAAAAGCTAGGGTTTATAAATGAAGTTGATTGTGAAAAGTTATTAGATAATATAGATGAACTCCAAAAAATGAATTATAAACTTCAATCAGCATTAAAATAA
- a CDS encoding MarR family winged helix-turn-helix transcriptional regulator, giving the protein MKQKETVDYFLKVVWQNVSNTYNQIAGGFGITQAIGYVLINIEAEGTAVSALAALLGVKATSLSRMLNNMEELGLIYRETSTGDKRSVKVFLTPFGIEKRKLARNVVVSFNEYLNDKLSPKEKEQLISTLDKVNQLTLAYATIKENDEKNK; this is encoded by the coding sequence ATGAAGCAGAAAGAAACAGTAGATTATTTTTTAAAGGTGGTTTGGCAAAACGTGTCCAACACCTATAACCAAATTGCCGGTGGCTTTGGTATTACACAAGCCATAGGTTATGTGCTCATCAATATTGAGGCAGAAGGAACGGCAGTTTCCGCTCTGGCTGCTTTACTTGGTGTTAAAGCTACGAGTTTATCCAGAATGTTAAACAACATGGAAGAGTTGGGCTTAATTTATCGTGAAACTTCTACAGGTGATAAACGTTCAGTGAAGGTTTTCTTAACACCATTCGGAATAGAAAAAAGAAAGTTAGCCAGAAATGTTGTGGTCTCTTTCAATGAGTATTTGAACGATAAGCTAAGTCCGAAAGAAAAAGAACAATTGATATCAACCTTAGATAAAGTGAACCAATTAACCTTGGCTTACGCAACTATAAAAGAGAATGATGAAAAGAATAAATAA
- a CDS encoding FKBP-type peptidyl-prolyl cis-trans isomerase — MLKTRIIIGLFLIVGAFSSCKKDSYDAEKQAKTDEALIVDFIAKNSIVAVKHSSGLYYQILSPGTGNIAINSSTNVTVNYEGRLLNGSVFDKSSAAATFPLGNLIQGWQIGIPLIQKGGRIRLIIPSSMAYGNTSPSSSIPANSVLDFTIDLIGAQ, encoded by the coding sequence ATGTTAAAAACCAGAATAATAATTGGTCTTTTTTTAATTGTTGGGGCTTTCTCATCTTGTAAAAAAGATTCATACGATGCAGAAAAGCAAGCGAAAACAGACGAGGCGTTAATTGTAGATTTCATCGCAAAAAATAGTATAGTCGCTGTAAAACATAGCTCAGGTCTTTATTATCAAATCCTATCTCCAGGCACAGGAAACATAGCGATTAATAGCTCAACAAATGTTACCGTAAACTATGAAGGAAGATTATTGAACGGAAGCGTTTTTGATAAATCGTCGGCAGCAGCTACTTTTCCACTAGGAAATTTAATACAAGGCTGGCAAATTGGTATTCCTTTGATACAAAAAGGTGGAAGAATAAGGTTAATTATTCCTTCGTCTATGGCTTATGGAAATACATCACCAAGTTCATCAATACCAGCAAACTCTGTTTTAGATTTCACAATAGATTTAATTGGTGCACAATAA
- a CDS encoding FKBP-type peptidyl-prolyl cis-trans isomerase, protein MRKLTTYTLALVGMLILFNSCKKEYETIESIDDAKIQAYIKKNNLTMTKDPSGFYYQTVSQGTGAPLLNKDSVLYNLSIGSLAGANYYTTAAYTNEGTYLGYISPSSYRTALEGVNRGAKVRVILPSYLAYGKNGNATVPSNEVIISDITTDILPTQWQIDDKRIIDFLAAKGLTATKSPLRVYYIVKTAGTGTSVDISSTITVKYTGRTLNGNVFDTSGDNTIVSPLMSLIKGWEVLLGMQKGAKVRIFVPSDLGYGLSAQTNIPGSSVLDFDIELVDVTN, encoded by the coding sequence ATGCGTAAACTAACTACATACACTTTAGCCTTGGTAGGCATGCTTATTCTTTTTAACTCTTGTAAAAAGGAATATGAAACCATCGAAAGTATTGATGATGCAAAAATACAGGCATACATTAAAAAGAATAATTTAACAATGACAAAAGATCCTTCAGGATTTTATTATCAAACAGTTTCTCAAGGAACGGGTGCTCCGTTGTTAAATAAAGACTCTGTTTTATATAATTTGTCTATAGGTTCTTTAGCTGGCGCAAACTATTATACAACTGCAGCTTATACTAATGAAGGAACTTATTTAGGTTATATTAGTCCATCTTCTTATAGAACTGCTTTGGAAGGTGTTAATAGAGGGGCGAAAGTTCGGGTAATTTTGCCTTCTTATTTAGCCTATGGTAAAAACGGAAATGCAACAGTGCCTTCAAATGAAGTGATCATTTCAGACATTACAACTGATATTTTGCCAACTCAATGGCAAATTGACGATAAACGAATTATTGATTTTTTAGCTGCAAAAGGATTAACAGCAACTAAAAGCCCTTTAAGAGTATATTATATTGTAAAAACGGCAGGAACTGGAACTTCGGTTGATATATCTTCAACCATAACTGTAAAATATACAGGTAGAACACTAAATGGGAATGTGTTTGATACCAGCGGCGATAACACAATTGTTTCTCCCTTAATGAGTTTAATAAAAGGCTGGGAAGTACTTTTAGGAATGCAGAAGGGTGCAAAAGTTAGAATTTTTGTTCCATCAGATTTAGGTTATGGACTTAGTGCACAAACAAACATTCCAGGAAGTTCAGTTTTAGATTTCGATATTGAGTTAGTTGATGTGACCAATTAA